A region of Elusimicrobiota bacterium DNA encodes the following proteins:
- a CDS encoding family 10 glycosylhydrolase has translation MKAHTVLLFSSMLLFMSGIGYCEDKGGNAVIGLIISEANGVKYKRPTGIYQKYLRDFMDAKGVKYDIVNDAKLADVAALKKYACIIGYMQYLYPEKADINLAKYVEDGGKLLWLDAPAYYPKDWVLFKVLGMIPPSRTMYGKKMEVNIVKPEHPSINGVTKFVTEIGGNCMRSVEDNKNVVLSAKLIEPATEQNVVPEIPLIIANNYGLGEIVYFNFNTFSGDYLYDENKSMRTIIENTLIWLFPSEAFELKDVAFELPVITGKINRYFYVSLPKTTEKVEVECTFTKFEVNGSTVPEVQTSRQSTGLNAPGKMTYVTIAVPENIIDGTYELNIKVMSDNNAVLTEQKCGLVELYYKDYKKSIDLKSRAKRLKDKFTGRLTLYDLQLRDAQNQVPPEKLVESLVELGVKDYEFLVWRSTTDYQKLVEFVPLAQKKGIDVWITLVPPSESPPAARFFSEPFRLNYLSWAHNIAVLSKTYSNVAGLCIDDFPNVNNLGLFKPAYIEKMTDIMRSINPDLVFLPILYYPITKTKPGFIKQDYNDYVDGTMFAYIDLEKTDEMEKQITDIRKFAGEDKIVAVNVYAAPTSWHKSPPSPEYLKDAVKLAKKYGDIVRLYCPPGDKINPLYTAMKEIVMSEYPVTENKLDFIGAYLQLMSMVDKTESKGREDIQKLLDKAKDARIMCFAPLTVYSNHTVLYDSKIVKKHAVEGWDPLKVFIEEAHKRGQMVYPWVCCLVAGSEDEPAKDGVLVDNPDWAVVRKSTSGYKNIAWFSPSNEDAKKYLVSLWSEVAANYDIDGIILDYMRFPNKHDTDFRKPFVDGFCAKYGVTADTINVRSPEWLQYKRDAVTVIMKAAVDEIRRVKPGKPIMFYTWGAHTLERKFPTAQPWDTWVRDGLVDSVNVSGYVYRKVYGDAYMSEYISRFTKMNSIIAENNPKVQGSTALGVYTSHGKLDSAAEVCEYIDVARQYGVSNIFLFTLNSMEKFGYLDEVIKNKLFSPLLR, from the coding sequence ATGAAAGCACACACGGTTTTATTGTTTTCCTCAATGTTGTTATTTATGTCAGGTATTGGTTATTGTGAAGACAAAGGAGGTAATGCGGTGATAGGATTAATTATCTCTGAAGCTAACGGTGTTAAGTACAAACGCCCTACCGGGATTTATCAGAAGTACCTCCGGGATTTTATGGATGCTAAAGGCGTGAAGTATGATATTGTTAATGACGCGAAACTAGCGGATGTTGCTGCACTTAAGAAGTATGCGTGTATCATAGGTTATATGCAATACCTGTATCCCGAGAAAGCGGATATAAACCTTGCAAAGTATGTCGAGGATGGCGGTAAACTTTTGTGGTTGGATGCACCGGCGTATTACCCGAAGGACTGGGTATTGTTTAAGGTTCTGGGGATGATCCCGCCTTCCCGCACAATGTACGGTAAGAAAATGGAGGTAAACATTGTTAAACCCGAGCACCCGTCAATCAACGGGGTCACAAAGTTTGTTACTGAGATCGGGGGTAACTGCATGCGTTCCGTTGAGGATAATAAAAATGTTGTACTCAGCGCAAAACTGATAGAACCCGCGACTGAGCAAAACGTTGTTCCAGAAATACCGTTGATCATAGCGAATAATTATGGGCTTGGGGAGATTGTGTACTTCAACTTTAACACGTTCTCCGGTGACTATCTGTATGACGAAAATAAGTCTATGCGTACAATTATTGAGAATACGTTGATCTGGTTGTTTCCATCGGAAGCGTTTGAACTTAAGGACGTGGCGTTTGAGTTACCGGTTATCACGGGTAAAATTAACCGGTATTTTTATGTGTCATTACCTAAAACAACTGAGAAAGTTGAGGTGGAGTGTACATTCACAAAATTTGAGGTTAACGGTTCAACTGTGCCGGAGGTACAAACATCCCGGCAGTCTACAGGGTTGAACGCACCCGGGAAAATGACGTACGTAACTATTGCTGTACCGGAGAACATAATTGACGGGACTTATGAGTTGAACATAAAAGTTATGTCTGATAACAATGCAGTGTTAACAGAACAAAAGTGCGGGTTAGTGGAACTTTATTACAAAGATTACAAAAAAAGTATTGATTTAAAATCACGGGCAAAAAGGTTAAAAGATAAGTTTACGGGTAGGCTTACATTATACGACCTTCAGTTGCGTGACGCACAGAATCAGGTACCTCCTGAAAAGTTGGTGGAAAGCCTTGTTGAACTCGGGGTTAAGGACTACGAGTTTCTCGTGTGGAGAAGTACAACTGATTACCAAAAACTTGTTGAGTTCGTGCCGTTAGCGCAAAAAAAGGGTATTGATGTGTGGATAACACTTGTCCCGCCGTCAGAGTCGCCGCCGGCAGCACGGTTTTTCTCTGAACCGTTCAGGTTGAACTATCTTTCCTGGGCGCATAATATTGCGGTACTCTCAAAAACTTATAGTAATGTCGCGGGGTTGTGTATTGACGATTTCCCTAATGTCAACAACCTTGGGTTATTCAAGCCTGCGTACATAGAAAAAATGACGGATATCATGCGCAGTATTAACCCTGACCTCGTGTTTTTGCCGATACTGTATTATCCGATAACAAAAACTAAGCCCGGGTTTATTAAACAGGATTACAATGATTATGTCGACGGTACAATGTTTGCGTATATTGACCTTGAGAAAACTGATGAGATGGAGAAACAGATTACTGATATCCGTAAGTTCGCGGGGGAGGATAAAATTGTTGCGGTTAACGTTTATGCTGCACCCACCAGCTGGCACAAGAGTCCGCCGTCACCGGAGTACCTTAAGGATGCGGTTAAGCTAGCAAAAAAGTATGGCGATATTGTGCGGTTATACTGTCCCCCAGGTGATAAGATTAATCCGTTATACACAGCAATGAAGGAGATTGTTATGTCAGAATATCCGGTTACCGAGAATAAACTTGATTTTATTGGTGCATACCTGCAATTAATGAGTATGGTAGACAAAACTGAGTCAAAAGGGCGGGAAGATATACAGAAACTGCTTGATAAAGCAAAGGATGCCAGGATAATGTGCTTCGCGCCGTTGACGGTGTACTCCAACCACACGGTTTTGTATGACAGTAAAATTGTTAAAAAACACGCAGTAGAGGGATGGGACCCGCTGAAAGTGTTTATTGAAGAAGCGCATAAACGCGGGCAAATGGTGTACCCTTGGGTATGCTGTTTAGTTGCTGGGTCGGAAGATGAACCGGCAAAAGACGGGGTGTTAGTAGACAATCCTGACTGGGCGGTAGTGCGTAAATCTACAAGCGGGTACAAAAATATTGCGTGGTTTTCGCCGTCAAATGAGGACGCGAAGAAGTATCTTGTAAGTTTATGGTCGGAAGTAGCGGCAAACTATGATATTGATGGTATTATACTTGACTATATGCGCTTTCCTAATAAACACGATACTGATTTCCGGAAACCGTTTGTTGACGGGTTCTGCGCAAAGTACGGTGTGACAGCTGATACCATCAATGTGCGTTCACCTGAATGGCTACAGTACAAACGCGATGCTGTTACCGTCATAATGAAAGCTGCAGTTGATGAAATCCGCAGGGTAAAACCCGGTAAGCCTATCATGTTCTATACCTGGGGTGCGCATACGCTTGAACGTAAATTCCCTACCGCGCAGCCATGGGATACATGGGTACGTGACGGGTTAGTGGATAGTGTTAATGTATCGGGTTATGTGTACCGTAAAGTCTATGGTGACGCGTATATGAGCGAGTACATATCAAGGTTTACAAAAATGAATAGTAT